In Oscillospiraceae bacterium, the following are encoded in one genomic region:
- a CDS encoding GyrI-like domain-containing protein, protein MQPKIVKMDKRHITGMFGTVKNQHECCKHFEEHYEKNPFEKADKYDCRVYLWNMPKERQFFYGFETDSVIDDSDFVTIEFPSCEWAIFEVSPAKWWVSGDKDVQDWVANNEKYKWRKYDGSKCQLEYYKEKFFGADNPDSLMEIWYPLEEKRSRK, encoded by the coding sequence ATGCAACCGAAAATTGTTAAAATGGATAAACGGCACATTACCGGAATGTTTGGAACTGTAAAGAATCAACATGAGTGCTGTAAGCATTTTGAGGAACATTACGAAAAGAACCCCTTTGAAAAAGCCGATAAATACGATTGTCGTGTCTATTTATGGAATATGCCAAAGGAAAGGCAATTTTTCTATGGATTTGAAACAGATAGTGTAATTGACGACAGTGACTTTGTTACAATCGAATTTCCCTCATGTGAATGGGCAATATTTGAAGTCAGCCCTGCAAAGTGGTGGGTGTCTGGCGATAAAGACGTGCAAGACTGGGTAGCCAACAACGAAAAATACAAATGGCGTAAATATGATGGCTCGAAATGTCAACTCGAATATTACAAAGAAAAGTTTTTTGGTGCAGATAACCCGGATTCCTTAATGGAAATATGGTATCCGCTGGAAGAAAAACGCAGCAGAAAATAA
- a CDS encoding MerR family transcriptional regulator, producing the protein MELQTVSQVTKTLGISARMLRYYEQSGLVKSLRKEDYSYRVYDNENIMRLHQIVILRKLQIPIKQIAVILNNPNAATVTEIFNENIKALDGEITALETIKSLLEIFAAKLSEFADVRLNFNLLTDKTMMDLAKSLSLTQRNVKEIKTMENLNHANETLATTAARNIIITTLPPMRTAAYHNFGIEPEDPGPTLPWIKENNLLGTARFFGFNSQALPTDKGPGEAYDFCVSIPENVTIPDYLYELKLPGGLYASLSAVGLDIPDVYGQIRNEFGDINSDWQIDHDRHDFPGLELHEGDVFGLVDSPLSITIFIPIKKCK; encoded by the coding sequence ATGGAACTTCAAACAGTCAGTCAGGTTACAAAAACGCTTGGTATCTCGGCGCGGATGCTACGGTATTACGAGCAAAGCGGTCTTGTCAAAAGCCTACGAAAGGAGGATTATTCATATAGAGTTTATGACAACGAAAATATAATGCGCTTACATCAAATAGTAATTCTACGCAAACTGCAAATCCCCATTAAGCAAATTGCCGTCATTCTGAATAACCCAAATGCAGCAACGGTAACCGAAATTTTTAATGAAAATATCAAGGCATTGGATGGTGAAATTACTGCATTGGAAACTATCAAATCATTACTTGAAATTTTTGCTGCCAAACTCTCGGAATTCGCTGATGTGCGACTAAATTTTAACCTGCTGACCGACAAAACCATGATGGACTTGGCAAAATCCCTTTCCTTGACTCAAAGAAATGTTAAGGAGATAAAAACCATGGAAAACCTAAATCATGCAAACGAAACATTAGCAACAACAGCGGCAAGGAATATTATCATCACTACACTTCCGCCGATGAGGACAGCTGCGTACCACAACTTTGGCATTGAGCCGGAAGACCCCGGTCCGACCTTACCTTGGATAAAAGAGAATAACCTGTTGGGTACGGCAAGGTTCTTTGGATTTAATTCACAGGCACTGCCTACGGACAAGGGACCGGGAGAAGCCTATGATTTCTGCGTTTCAATACCTGAAAATGTAACTATTCCCGATTATTTGTACGAATTGAAACTTCCCGGTGGTTTATACGCATCGCTTTCGGCTGTTGGTTTGGATATTCCCGATGTATACGGGCAAATACGGAATGAATTTGGAGATATTAATTCAGATTGGCAGATTGACCACGACAGGCACGACTTTCCGGGACTTGAATTACATGAAGGCGACGTATTTGGATTAGTGGACAGCCCTCTCTCTATTACGATTTTTATTCCGATTAAGAAATGTAAGTAA
- a CDS encoding CehA/McbA family metallohydrolase — translation MKTKRVLALTLCLVMLLGMLGMTSIADDSYVCECTVPTAGDTPNSWARDDMIRAHCAGIIGAALPDGVYFRQGAPRWYIAELLADYMVVYTDTTDIWDVVAIWLDGAVMDPIEPFPDVPETHPQFRAIMALATMGILQGGEVDGVHGFHPNRTLTRAEAAVGLSRMMTALVYTVPGFVTLENVFADWGIPSAEGGIQSWALNAVAFLYSHNVMGNTTSEENLIPDGEGWYTNYMFNPNLGFDTQQLITGMVRMLLDVEWREPPNCTCNPVSIFNIFRLTTDGWDSREGGGGNIGMIINEDGVYTVTNVGGGWPSAAYTLDEILALPRDDWENISLYYDFTVAGATNILLAGADNYSLSYFFSGGTIGTADDDLPAGHYRGVVTLAELFNYTRVGMVLTPVSGDVFTLSDIRIFAIGGHVSFNAFQLVQRQAGCNCDSCDCLPTLPPLNMGRTYERIENADGSVTVTATFHNWANTEGSVTTRIGILGDGTLIDGQDEVTLIVAPEGYATAAWTVEANNGSARLIVSSSSNGRAWVDDRVGRVNNPNGTGWVAGDIHVHSRFSDGSGWMDENFTAAARNGMDFINIADHNNSAGWSTAQTAAAEHNMIPIQGNEMGSFRGHAIFMGVDRNLNYETAAGGSTRDAIALMKEHTNGQGLAFAAHPYDGTGHPNPWGVYGYWDSDIDGIEVWNGWYAGNHWANVRARQTWDNLNNQGRRLTGVATTDAHFAEHWGLVYTVAYVQEQTAEGILDAFRQGNMFGTNGPVISLYANEYMMGDDTREIMPEGEYFTVNLSGYYINDLARVLLIKNGEIIEEFDLGGAREFDEEVEIFVYPGDFIRMEVEGVETLLRTHTAGSHAQFAYAISAPFAFSNPIFFGGERKGNGNGNGGDDIPYADRLLLNVDFADGEAADNSPIGRALVNNTHNSNVIWDATLEQYIGVIGGNAGNAWAAQLTEAEWTSISSGVTLEVSFRMDSPVGADWRGVFGSQHGAGLGLWIWDTHNPAYITATVSAPGWQNIYTGGVAVGNWVHAVMTFNGSSLQLYVNGVFITAANTGALYIPDASTNYLVIGGDTDGEGGIRFPFDGAIGVARMWDTVLTSSQIATLANLSGVG, via the coding sequence ATGAAAACGAAACGCGTATTGGCACTCACTCTCTGCTTGGTTATGCTGCTGGGAATGCTCGGCATGACAAGCATCGCTGACGACAGCTACGTCTGCGAATGCACCGTTCCCACGGCGGGGGACACTCCTAACTCATGGGCGCGCGATGACATGATACGCGCGCATTGTGCCGGCATTATCGGTGCCGCACTGCCCGACGGCGTGTATTTCCGTCAAGGTGCGCCGCGCTGGTATATCGCTGAATTGTTAGCCGATTACATGGTAGTATATACGGATACGACAGACATTTGGGATGTCGTGGCAATTTGGTTGGATGGCGCTGTTATGGATCCGATAGAACCCTTCCCTGACGTCCCTGAAACACATCCACAGTTCCGCGCAATTATGGCACTGGCGACAATGGGCATTCTGCAAGGCGGCGAGGTTGATGGTGTGCATGGCTTCCATCCTAACCGCACACTAACACGTGCCGAGGCGGCCGTCGGCTTATCGCGTATGATGACGGCTTTAGTCTACACTGTTCCCGGCTTCGTGACATTGGAAAATGTCTTTGCTGACTGGGGCATCCCCTCAGCAGAAGGCGGCATTCAGTCTTGGGCGCTTAATGCTGTGGCGTTCTTGTACTCTCATAATGTAATGGGTAACACAACCAGTGAAGAAAACCTTATTCCAGATGGCGAGGGTTGGTATACAAATTACATGTTCAACCCCAATCTCGGCTTTGACACGCAGCAACTGATTACCGGCATGGTGCGCATGTTGTTGGATGTGGAATGGCGCGAACCGCCAAATTGCACTTGCAATCCCGTCAGCATCTTTAATATATTCCGCTTGACAACCGATGGCTGGGACTCTCGCGAGGGCGGCGGCGGCAATATCGGCATGATTATCAATGAAGATGGCGTTTATACCGTCACAAATGTCGGCGGTGGTTGGCCGAGCGCAGCTTACACGCTCGATGAAATCCTTGCGCTGCCCCGTGACGACTGGGAGAACATTTCGTTGTATTATGACTTTACCGTTGCCGGCGCAACAAATATCCTTCTCGCTGGTGCTGACAACTATTCGCTGAGCTACTTTTTCTCGGGAGGCACCATTGGCACTGCCGATGACGACTTGCCCGCCGGCCATTATCGTGGCGTTGTTACGTTAGCCGAACTCTTCAACTATACCCGTGTCGGCATGGTGCTGACGCCAGTGTCCGGTGATGTCTTTACACTGAGTGATATTCGTATCTTCGCCATCGGCGGCCATGTGTCATTCAACGCATTCCAACTTGTCCAACGGCAAGCTGGCTGCAACTGTGACAGCTGCGACTGCTTGCCTACCCTGCCGCCGCTGAACATGGGGCGTACATACGAACGCATAGAAAATGCGGACGGCAGTGTTACGGTGACGGCAACATTCCACAACTGGGCAAACACTGAGGGCAGCGTCACAACGCGCATAGGCATTTTAGGCGACGGCACGTTAATTGACGGGCAAGATGAGGTCACCTTGATTGTTGCGCCCGAAGGGTACGCGACAGCGGCATGGACAGTGGAAGCCAACAACGGCAGCGCGCGTTTGATTGTGTCATCAAGCTCCAACGGCAGAGCGTGGGTTGATGATCGTGTCGGCCGCGTCAACAATCCCAATGGCACAGGCTGGGTTGCCGGTGACATTCATGTACATTCACGCTTCTCCGACGGTTCGGGCTGGATGGATGAGAACTTTACTGCTGCTGCACGAAATGGCATGGACTTCATCAACATTGCCGATCACAATAATTCTGCAGGCTGGTCAACAGCACAAACCGCAGCAGCTGAGCATAACATGATACCCATTCAAGGCAATGAAATGGGAAGTTTCCGCGGTCATGCGATATTTATGGGCGTGGATCGCAATCTAAATTATGAAACGGCCGCGGGCGGAAGCACCCGTGATGCGATTGCTTTGATGAAAGAGCATACCAACGGTCAAGGGCTGGCATTCGCGGCACATCCATATGACGGCACAGGGCATCCAAACCCGTGGGGCGTTTACGGCTATTGGGATTCCGATATCGACGGCATTGAAGTGTGGAACGGCTGGTACGCAGGCAATCATTGGGCAAACGTTCGTGCCCGCCAAACATGGGATAACCTAAATAATCAAGGCCGTCGCTTGACCGGCGTTGCCACGACAGACGCACATTTCGCCGAACATTGGGGCTTGGTATACACTGTAGCATACGTGCAAGAGCAAACGGCAGAAGGTATTTTAGATGCATTCCGTCAAGGCAATATGTTCGGCACGAACGGGCCTGTCATCAGCCTCTATGCCAACGAATATATGATGGGCGATGACACCAGGGAAATCATGCCTGAGGGCGAATATTTTACTGTCAATCTAAGCGGTTACTACATCAACGACTTGGCGCGTGTGCTGTTGATTAAAAACGGCGAAATTATTGAAGAATTTGATTTAGGCGGCGCACGTGAATTTGATGAAGAGGTAGAAATTTTCGTATATCCCGGCGACTTCATTCGCATGGAAGTTGAAGGTGTTGAAACCCTCTTACGTACACACACCGCAGGCAGTCACGCGCAATTCGCATATGCCATCTCAGCACCGTTTGCCTTCTCAAACCCGATTTTCTTTGGCGGCGAACGAAAAGGCAACGGCAATGGTAACGGCGGTGATGATATCCCATATGCCGACAGACTATTGTTGAATGTAGACTTTGCCGACGGCGAGGCAGCCGACAATTCCCCTATAGGCCGGGCGCTTGTTAACAACACGCATAACAGCAACGTCATTTGGGATGCAACGTTGGAGCAATACATCGGCGTTATCGGCGGCAATGCAGGAAATGCGTGGGCTGCACAACTAACTGAAGCTGAATGGACTAGCATTTCAAGCGGTGTGACGTTAGAAGTATCATTTAGAATGGACAGCCCTGTTGGTGCTGATTGGAGGGGCGTGTTCGGCAGTCAGCACGGCGCGGGTCTGGGGCTGTGGATATGGGACACGCATAATCCGGCATATATAACGGCTACCGTATCCGCCCCCGGTTGGCAAAATATTTATACCGGCGGCGTAGCAGTCGGGAATTGGGTTCATGCCGTAATGACATTTAATGGCAGCAGCCTGCAGTTGTACGTGAATGGCGTGTTTATCACGGCCGCCAATACCGGCGCGCTCTATATACCGGACGCCTCTACAAATTACCTTGTCATTGGCGGTGACACCGACGGTGAAGGCGGGATTCGATTCCCGTTTGACGGCGCTATCGGCGTGGCTCGCATGTGGGACACGGTGTTGACATCTTCACAAATCGCGACGTTGGCAAACCTCTCCGGCGTAGGATAA